The Actinoplanes sp. N902-109 genomic interval GCTTCCTCCGCGTCCTCTCCGCCCGGGCCGAGGACATCGCCATCCTCCGAGCCCGCGAGCCCGCCCCGCCCGCCACCTGGGACACCCACCCACCCCGCCAGGAACGCCTGGCCGCCCTCGCCCTGGCGACCGCCACCACGAAGGGGCCGGCCACCCGGGACGCGACCGGGCCCGCTCCCGCCGATTCCGCACCGGCTGCCCCGGCTCCGGTGCCTTCCTCGTCGGCTGTCTCCTCGTCGGCTCTGTCGTCTTCCTCTGCCTCGTCTTCCTCTGCCTCGTCTTCCTCTGGCTCGTCGCCGCTTTCGTCGTCGACCGCGCCGGGTGCTGCCGGTTCCGCGCCGGGTTCGTCCGGGTCTGCGCCGGATCGGCCGGGTGTCGTGCCGCCTTCGGCTGAGGGGCAGGGGGCTTCGTCCGCCGCCAAAAGTCAATCTTCGACGGACGGAGCTCCCGCGGACGGGTCGGTGTCTCCTGCGGACGCGACCGAGTCCTCGCTGGCGGGGGCGACTGCTTCCGGAGCGGTGCTGTCTTTCTCCGAGGCCGGAGGTGCGCTTACCGGCGTGGCCGGCGCGAGCGGCTCCGACGCGGGCGGCACCGGCTCCGACGGGGCCCGGGTCAGCGGCACCGGCGGTGGGTCGGTGGGTCTTGCCGAGCGGGCGGAGGAGGCGATGCGCCCGATGCCGGGGCGGTCGGCGGGGGCGCGGCCGGCGCTGAGTCTCGTACCCGATCTGCCCGGGCTCGGGCGGGCGTTGCAGCAGGTCGCCTATCCGCCGCAGGGACGCACCCGGGTGGGCTGGGACGAGTTCTTCGGGGCCGCCCGCACCACGGAGATGCAGCGGGAGGCCGAGTCGGCGCTCAGCACCCTGTCCCGGGTTGCCGGGAGTCCGGTCACCACCGTGTCCGACGTGCTGGATCTGACGGCGGACGGGCGGTTGCACAAGATCGCCGAGTCGGTCTTCCCGGGGCTGCCGCCGGACGAGATGACGGCTCGCATCCGGGAGCTGGTGACGCTTCTCCTCGCGCTGGCGGCTTTGCGCAGTGGCGTGGCACGGTGGCGGCACAGCTGGACCGGCACGGCCGAGCTGGTCGCCGCGGACGGCGCGCATCTCGACCTCGGCGGGGTGGCCGCCCTGGCCGTCGACCAGGCCGGGGTGGGTGCGGCCCGGGAGCGGCTGGCTGAGCTGGGCATCGACATCGCTGCCGCGCCGTCCGCCGACCTGCCGCCGGCCCGGCCCGAGGTGGTGGGCGGGATCGTCAACCTGGTCGTCGACGGGGCGCGCACCGATGTGCTGATCGTCGACACCGGACTCGTGCTGGTGCCGGGGTTGCCGCGGTCGCAGAACGGCTCGGCCAAGCGGCGGCTCGCGCAGATCGCCGCGGCGGACCCGGCCCGGCCCGGGGCGGAAACCCGGTTCGTGGCGTACGCCGATGTGGTGACAGCCACCCAGGCCAAGCGGCGGAGCTGGGTGCTCACCATGCGGGACGGCAGCACGCTCAGTGTTCGTGCCGCGCTGGATTCCGATGAGCTGCCGGGTGGTTGGTCCGCTTTCGACGAGGCGGTGGAATTTCTGACCCGGACCAGATAGTCGTCCCTTTGAACCGTTGTGCCGGCTCCTCCGTGGAGCTTGGCAGGAGGGTCGCATGGCCGACTCTGCTGTGGCCGTTGGGTTACCCGCCGTCACAATGGGAGTCGGGCGACATTCGCTTACCGTTCGTGGAAATGGGTAGTGGAACGCCACGCGGACAGGCGAGGATCGTCGGGACACGGGGGGGAGGGGGCGTCGATGGAACGGGGACCCCTGGCGCTCTTCGGAGCGATCGTCGCGATCGGTCTGGGGCCGGCGATGTGGCTGGGCGCACAGTTCGGCGAGTCGACACTGACACCGCAGCGGCCACCGGCCGTGACGGTGCAGCAGAACGAGGTCATCCCGCCGGGCAACGGCGGCGCCGGGGCGGGCGACACGCCGACCGGGCCGGCCGATCTG includes:
- a CDS encoding M48 family metallopeptidase; translated protein: MQKWVWTSASALAGFLAVAALQLALVVVPVMLVLSTLPGSAALRIGLPVCMATVGVMAYATWRALHTRRPEPVGIPVTRQDAPDLWALLDEAAAAAGTRTPDRLTIVADAVARVIERTRLLGLTGGRRDFYLGLPLLQAWDIEHLRAAAAHELAHFSPRLGRLAPLAWRGRTAVARVVPRISRRNPAGPLLRTYANFYRRVDAPFTRAQELQADRIAAEFAGPAAAAAVLRDLPALDAVHRVFHAEYLGPGWQAGHVPDDIFGGFLRVLSARAEDIAILRAREPAPPATWDTHPPRQERLAALALATATTKGPATRDATGPAPADSAPAAPAPVPSSSAVSSSALSSSSASSSSASSSSGSSPLSSSTAPGAAGSAPGSSGSAPDRPGVVPPSAEGQGASSAAKSQSSTDGAPADGSVSPADATESSLAGATASGAVLSFSEAGGALTGVAGASGSDAGGTGSDGARVSGTGGGSVGLAERAEEAMRPMPGRSAGARPALSLVPDLPGLGRALQQVAYPPQGRTRVGWDEFFGAARTTEMQREAESALSTLSRVAGSPVTTVSDVLDLTADGRLHKIAESVFPGLPPDEMTARIRELVTLLLALAALRSGVARWRHSWTGTAELVAADGAHLDLGGVAALAVDQAGVGAARERLAELGIDIAAAPSADLPPARPEVVGGIVNLVVDGARTDVLIVDTGLVLVPGLPRSQNGSAKRRLAQIAAADPARPGAETRFVAYADVVTATQAKRRSWVLTMRDGSTLSVRAALDSDELPGGWSAFDEAVEFLTRTR